The region GTTTTCTGTGCAACAGGACTCTTATAATACAGTTATTATTGTTCAgtttacacatttacatgtcTGTCATTTACTTTGTcccacacactgtaaaaatatggATTTACACTGTTTGAAATACACACCTTCTAGCATGCATTGTATTTAGGTTAACTTGTTTTTACTAATTTGAGGAATGTTATAATGGAGGTTtggtatgtacagtacatgggTATCAAATGAGTCACATGGTCTTGTcactgatcttttttttaaaaagtcagcgtctcctctctgtttgacaaacacagaatggattttaaatctaaaacttGTGGCGGCTCTATAACTAGTCAGTtagtgtgcacgtgtgtgtgtgtgtgtgtgtgttcacttgaGTACATCTCTGCATATAAAGTTATTACAGAGGTTACTGCTTCCACCAGCCGCACTGCACTTCCTCCCCAGTGAGATGCCAGTTGCTTTGACTGCATGGTCCACGCAgatcgtctgtgtgtgtgtgtgtttggttgtggGTGCATGTTGAGGATATGCTCAGCAGGGTACATGGGTGTTTGTGTCATGGGGCTTTGCGTGGACCTGCAGGGCAGCCACTAATGAGCAGATCTGTGCTGCAGGCTTTCATATGAGTTGCCACAATTAGTTAACTGCTCAGTGACGGGGAAAAGCACAAATAATGTTGATTTGTTAATGAGGTGCACCGAGACGTGGAAACAGTAGACGcaatacacagatacacaaggCAAACTAGTCTCCTGATAAGATTGTGGTTTTTCTGCAGAATTGTTAGCTGTTGTGTAACTGACAGTAGCTGACAAATGCCTGGTTTAATTAAGTGAAAATGCACATAGTGGCTGATTATGAACATCTAAGTTTTGCTAACATTGGCAGGTACTGACAGGTACAGGGATGATAAGCCCACGTATGTGTCCTTTAAAGGCATAGCTCATTAAATGTCTGACTCATCCGTCCTAATGTGGGGAATATACAGTAGAAATGTAATAAGATCAAAAAGTGATATCCAAACAATGTTGGCATTCTGtttgtaataataattcagAGGTGGACATCACATAGCAGGTTtgtatatttctattattttgtatttttgctcaTTAAAATAAGCCTCCCTCTGACTGTCTCAGTGGTTTAGTGTTTACCGTCACCTCACAGCAAGGAGCTGTTCCACATTGTTTTTGGTTAGtttaaaaaattgtttattatttaggaaatatgcttatttccTCTCTTGCCGAGAGTCAGATGAAAAGATGGATCCttgctctcatgtctgtgcatgaAATACATATAGCCAGAGCTGGGAGGCTGTTGGCTCagctcagcataaagactgggggTCAGGGGAAGACCGCTAGCATGGCTCTCTACACAGATCAAAAATAGACCTACTAACACCTCTGAAGCTTAGTAATTGCCATGTTGTAACTactttatttaatctttaaacaaacagaaatgcaaaatgacaagttgtggttttacgtGCTGTTAATGTGCCTTTGTCAGCACTGAAGTCTAAGAGgaaaagtgtgtttacagtgcgCTCACACCCATATTTGGTGTATGATGTACAAATATCATGCACCATATTTTCAGCTACTCCTTTATTATCTCATTCATGTGCAAATATTCCAGCGATACTACTAGACTACAGGTGATTGTACTACAGTGTGACAGATGGCGTTACGCAATGAATCAGGCAAAATTAGTCATGTAGTAACAGCCACCATTGAAGGTATAGCATAGGTTTGTATGCAAAAGAAGTCACGCTATAGTGACACAGCGATTCCACTGATTAGATTCTTCTTATCTACTCATTTATGCAGGATTTTCCTTTAATATGTCAGTATTTGGATGTTTAGATGTGCATTTTGTGCTTCTTTTTGCATTATGTATGGCAACAAATGCTTGATAATATTATTAACTGTAAAACTAATCAGTGCTGCTGCATGTCATCCAATCTAATCAACTAAATGTATCGTGTTTCTCCTTGCAGGTACTTCCTATGGAAACTAGTGACGGTGGTGCTGATTCAGACAGCATGGCAGGACTCCTTCACGTGGCCTCTGGtcatcttcctgctctcctgctgtATTTATCCACTGGCGTCCAGCTGTGCTCACACCTTCAGCACCATGTCGGAGCGGGCACGCCACATCTGCTTCTTTTTCGACTACGGCGCCCTCAGTTTCTACAGCCTGGGTAAGTGTAAGTGGTTCACTGCTGAACAGTTCACTATGACCCAGAATGAGAAATTACACTGAGCAGTTCTGTTTTATGCACTGAGCCCTCCAGGCACTCCACCACTTATCAGTAAAAACTGTAGAGAAATCTGACAGTAAAGTGAAATCTagttaaatcaaattaaatcagaaATTGCTGTATTTGTTGTTAACAGAGTTCTCACATATTGTATATTACAACAAGAATTAGTTAAACTTAATTATATCCTCAATAGTGACACTTTGAGTGTGAATAGTTATAAtactgtgacattttctttggTAAACACATAGTGCTGTGCAATGGAAGGCACTGTATCGACAGGTGTTTAAAATACTCTGATCTCTTTGTGGATATAACTGGTGGTGGACAAAATATcgtaaataaatgataaatccCTCAGGCTGGAGTGTATATATGTCATATTATAAAACACAGTGTTAAAAGTTTACAGTTTTGCACTGTTGATGTATCCTGCAGGATCAGCAATTATCTATTCAGCCTATGTTTTCCCGGACAAGTGGGTGAACAGCTTCTTCCACCAGTGCTACATCCCCATTGCTGTGTTCAACACCATCATCTGCACCAGCATGGCCTGCTACTCCAGGTATGGTGAGCAAATAGATTTTTTACAGCTAATACTAAATCTTGATATTCTCTTTTGAAAAAGGAAAGAGTAACctgttaattcatgttactaGCCAGCATGCAAACCCATGACTACATGTTAACATTAGCAAGCCCCAGTTTTAATAGTTAATAAGTTAATAGTTCTAAATGTACTGATAATACACGAGAGGCACAAACTGGAGCTTAAAGAAGCACTCTTGACTTCCCTGTTTGGgtctgcaggtgtgtttttggacctcACGCTAGCAGAGATCCAAACAGCATCCTTGGTGATGGTTGCTTTGCTTTATGACTTTCTCCACCTGAATGCCaaatttgtttctcttttttggaACTTCTTTCTGTTGCATTTTGACTAGTTTATAAAGTTTTATCGCATGTAGTCAtcaatcttttctttgttttttgggcGTTTACATGCAATACAAGCAGAGACCCGCTCTAGTGGGCCAACCACTGCTGGGTAATGAACAGTACTTGTGATTTTTGTAATACCAATATTACATGCACTGAGAAGAAGTGCAAATAAAAGGTCTTTCAGTTGTGGGCCACAGGCTCAATCTTCATTGTGTTAATGAGTTCAGCAATAgtcatttatttaacttttacatTAGCATGTTTGCATAGTAatactaatttttttttctcatgttctcCTCAGACTTTACTCTAATTAAGTGTCTTCAGTCAGTGTTGGTTTTGTTCCCAACTTTCCTATTTGCCAATCACATCACAGTTTAACTTTAACGTCTAGTCCTGGACCATGACAACATTTCATTGTTAGTATTTGTGATGTCAGATTGTGCATTTGAGTAAATATGTTTGATAAATCCTGCCAAGCAGCCTGATCACTGTGGCTGACGAGTAAAGCAGcgaaataaaatgataaatctcttgtcttgttttttcaaCAACTTTTGTTGTTGGGAAGGAGATTCTGAATCAATTCAGTACTGTTTCACCTTGTATTTACAATTATCACATTGTTGCCTCTGTTATCTCTTCTTGTACTGGATTGATGTTGGCTTGGTAAAGCTAATTGTTCTTCTTTCACTCATCTCTCCCCACTGCTAAGGCTTGGCTTACCATATCTGCAATATAATCATGACATCGTAAAGAGGTAAAGACAATGCATTTGCTAAAAATCTAACAAACTCCTGCCATCACTTCACTGTTCTATCTAAAATCATTTTTGTTGTGCCTTAAATGACGTTAgcaagaaacagacagacagacagacttcatCCCACAGACACTGTTGACTGGGATTTCAAAAGTACAATTGAGAAACTCACTGTTTAATGGGCGATACCCAGTGACTATAGGGACCAACCCTGAACACTGTTACTGTAGTTTCAGCTGAGCAGGTTAGAGGAGCTaacaaaaagagcagaaaaacgTGTTCTGCAACAACAATGGCATACTGACTTTAAGAAAATCAAAGGTGATTGAAGTGCTCTAGTATTATACAATACATGGATAATACCGTGTTTAAAAACATTCTGTGAAGAATCCCACTGATGAGAAAAATATCATGTTACATTGAATAACACAGTCCTTCAGTCTGTCACAGTCTGTCACAGTTGTGGCTTTTTGCACCCAGTAGCTACATCTACCATAAGGATGACATGACATTTAAACTGTGCCCACATGGATTACTACACACATGGCTTTgtactttcattttaatttattcagtgtttaaataccaattaaACCAAATTCCTATGTAGGTTTGGAATTATCCATGGTGATGGTGTGCAAGTAGTTTCTGCATAACTTCCTCCACAGATATAACACGCTGTAACCATCAGGAATATTCAGTTCATATAAATATTGTTAGTCATTATTGAAAATAACATCTTCTTTTGCTGTATTACAGATTCCCTGAGTGCCAGAGTCCAAAGTACAGCAAATACCTCCGTGTTGTTGCCTTCGCCTACCCCTACCTGTTTGACAACATTCCTCTCTTCTATAGGGTAAGGCTGCATCTTCATTGCTCTGCACTTCACACATCTGTGTCTTCACACTGAACACATCTTGAAGGTCGTAGAAGAGTTGTTTCATAGGGTTCATAAAGTCTAGTATATTGGCCAAGATGATGTTAGAAGTGACACATATCAGTGTACATGTCAAATATATTGGACATCATTTTAAAACCCAAATCTTCAACAGGAGTGACTTTTCTGCTAAACAGTAAAGAATTGAACAATAAAATTCCTACATTTTTTTCAGGGTGGATCATTGGCTCTGGTGCTccatgtttctttgtgttaatgTCTATGACAAGGGTTATCTCACATGTGACATGATGTCAAGTaatatcaaacatttttaaaagcatttttaaatgcacattGCAAAAGTTATTCAAATTACAATACGATATATGATACGAatctgatatgatatgatatgatacgGTGCTGTGACAGCGACAACTTATACTTgtacttgttttgtttctatgttccatgttgttgtttctgtcaaATTTaacctgtgtgttgtgttcacaggtgtttctgtgtgtcggGGAGGGCTGCACAGACAGTGATACCAACATGCTCCACTACAACCACATCGCCTTGGCTTTCCTCACAGGCTTTCTGTTTGCCACACATTTGCCTGAGCGCCTGGCACCCGGCAGCTTTGACTACATAGGTAAGATTGATCTGAGAAGTAGCTATTGTCATTAGCATGTTATGCATCGGTTTGTTTTCCCAGTGTGCCAAAGAACgtacagagaattatcaccggagctttacattttacatttttcagctcacatttaattttatgctgtttccagtgtttttatttactatttatgaGACAGCTTTCCTGTAGCTGTCACCTTTGTAAAGCACTCATAGACTTTGAGTGGGTTCTATACTGTCAATAAAGTCAGTTATCTAACTACGTAAATCTAATAAATCAATGGTCAATTATTgaacaaaatacaatacaatttaaaaGTGTGCCATAATGATGCATTTATGTGTACTAAAATTATTTGAAGAATTAATTCCATTATGAAAAAGTTCAAGTTCAGTTCAAGTCAGGCCACAACAAATGAATACTCAAATTTTGTAAGACACTAGattcacattaacacattaaat is a window of Pempheris klunzingeri isolate RE-2024b chromosome 1, fPemKlu1.hap1, whole genome shotgun sequence DNA encoding:
- the paqr5b gene encoding membrane progestin receptor gamma-B; its protein translation is MLNLMKLPRVFTINQVPKVFHEDSIISGYRHPHSSATDCILSLFQMTNETLNIWTHFLPTWYFLWKLVTVVLIQTAWQDSFTWPLVIFLLSCCIYPLASSCAHTFSTMSERARHICFFFDYGALSFYSLGSAIIYSAYVFPDKWVNSFFHQCYIPIAVFNTIICTSMACYSRLGLPYLQYNHDIVKRFPECQSPKYSKYLRVVAFAYPYLFDNIPLFYRVFLCVGEGCTDSDTNMLHYNHIALAFLTGFLFATHLPERLAPGSFDYIGHSHQLFHVCGILGTHFQMKAIEQDMVTRRPWLVEHSTTITFANSVGVALFCVVLNLIIIILYSLPLLSAPNCKDKKNCKCPKKTSAKVCACC